A genomic stretch from Candidatus Baltobacteraceae bacterium includes:
- a CDS encoding 1,4-dihydroxy-6-naphthoate synthase, translating into MQSSGIRTHTLAYSPCPNDTYIFAALTNGLLENAPPVRVHFADIEELNAAAARAEHELTKVSYGAIPYLMRNYRILRAGGALGRGCGPLVVTRPGVASSLEAVRGLRVAIPGERTTAFVLLRLALGTRPRTTQMRFDHIIPAVARGDVDAGLIIHESRFTYAQAGLVSVADLGAWWEAATGMPIPLGAILARNDLGEERMRAIDEAIRASLRFARTNEAAIMPFVRAHAFEMSESVMRKHIGLYVNEYSDDLADDGIAAVGELFARARAAGILESDAAPIFSR; encoded by the coding sequence ATGCAGAGTAGCGGAATACGCACGCACACGCTGGCCTACTCACCGTGTCCGAACGACACGTACATTTTTGCTGCGCTCACCAATGGGTTGTTGGAGAACGCGCCGCCGGTGCGCGTGCATTTTGCCGACATCGAGGAACTCAACGCGGCGGCCGCTCGCGCCGAACACGAACTGACCAAAGTGAGTTACGGCGCGATTCCCTATCTCATGCGCAACTATCGCATCCTGCGCGCGGGAGGCGCACTCGGACGCGGATGTGGACCGCTCGTCGTGACGCGTCCCGGCGTCGCAAGCTCGCTCGAGGCCGTGCGCGGGCTTCGCGTGGCCATCCCCGGCGAGCGCACCACGGCGTTCGTGCTGCTGCGGCTCGCGCTGGGCACGCGCCCTCGTACCACGCAGATGCGCTTCGATCACATCATTCCGGCAGTCGCGCGCGGCGACGTCGATGCGGGTCTCATCATTCATGAATCCCGCTTCACCTACGCGCAGGCCGGTCTGGTGAGCGTTGCCGATCTCGGCGCATGGTGGGAGGCGGCAACCGGAATGCCGATTCCGCTGGGCGCGATCCTCGCGCGTAACGACTTGGGCGAGGAGCGCATGCGTGCTATCGACGAGGCGATCCGCGCGAGCCTGCGATTTGCGCGGACGAACGAAGCGGCCATCATGCCGTTCGTACGCGCGCACGCTTTTGAAATGAGCGAATCGGTGATGCGTAAACACATCGGCCTCTACGTGAACGAGTACAGCGACGATCTCGCAGACGACGGCATCGCCGCCGTAGGAGAGCTCTTCGCCCGAGCGCGTGCGGCGGGAATTCTGGAGTCCGATGCGGCGCCGATCTTTTCTCGCTAG
- a CDS encoding 7-carboxy-7-deazaguanine synthase QueE encodes MLQLSEIFYSIQGEGTWSGTPAVFVRLAGCNLACDFCDTDYSLKFLAGVDEVIAMVRDAGGECPMVILTGGEPLAQADVPALIEALRRDGRRVHIESNGTIFTELPSDVWLCVSPKERVDPRMAVRADEAKLIVDERVPEEHLALFADKPVILLQPEGNKRKNIELALEYAKSHPKRFRLSLQTHKMIGVR; translated from the coding sequence GTGCTGCAGCTCTCCGAGATTTTCTACAGCATCCAAGGAGAAGGGACCTGGAGCGGTACGCCGGCGGTGTTCGTGCGTCTCGCCGGATGCAACCTCGCCTGCGATTTTTGCGACACCGATTACTCGCTGAAATTCTTGGCCGGCGTCGACGAGGTGATCGCGATGGTTCGCGACGCCGGCGGGGAGTGCCCGATGGTGATCCTCACCGGCGGTGAGCCGCTCGCGCAAGCCGATGTCCCCGCGCTGATCGAGGCGCTGCGGCGCGACGGTCGGCGCGTGCACATCGAGTCGAACGGCACGATCTTCACCGAATTACCGAGCGACGTCTGGCTCTGCGTCTCCCCGAAGGAGCGCGTCGATCCGCGCATGGCGGTGCGCGCCGACGAAGCCAAGCTCATCGTCGACGAGCGCGTTCCCGAAGAGCATCTCGCGCTCTTCGCCGATAAGCCCGTTATTTTGCTCCAGCCCGAAGGCAACAAACGCAAGAACATCGAGCTCGCGCTCGAATACGCCAAATCGCATCCGAAGCGCTTTCGTCTCTCTCTCCAAACGCATAAGATGATCGGGGTACGATGA
- the mqnB gene encoding futalosine hydrolase — protein sequence MILLVSATAQELDWLGPRAGVETLTCGIGPVDAAARVARALAEQQYDMLVNAGIAGAFAGVAHVGDGVVVGEELYELQLESGAPLVLPFGNLLAERIPSDAPLIEAISGLGFPLVRGITVSQVTTTDATAQRLRARGAEIESMEGFAVLRAAQLAGIPAIEVRGISNIVGDRSKGEWDFEAGLAGLRRVLNATLDLLHTAPAHAE from the coding sequence ATGATTCTATTGGTCAGCGCGACCGCGCAAGAACTTGACTGGCTGGGACCCCGCGCCGGCGTTGAAACCCTGACCTGCGGTATCGGGCCGGTCGACGCGGCGGCGCGCGTTGCGCGCGCACTCGCGGAGCAGCAGTACGACATGCTCGTCAACGCCGGCATCGCCGGTGCCTTCGCCGGCGTGGCACACGTCGGCGACGGCGTCGTCGTGGGCGAGGAGTTGTACGAGTTGCAACTGGAAAGCGGTGCGCCGCTGGTGCTGCCGTTTGGCAACCTCCTCGCGGAACGCATACCATCGGACGCGCCGCTCATCGAGGCGATCAGCGGACTCGGCTTTCCGCTGGTGCGCGGCATCACCGTCTCGCAAGTCACCACCACCGACGCGACGGCACAGCGTTTGCGGGCGCGCGGCGCAGAAATCGAATCGATGGAAGGCTTCGCCGTTCTGCGGGCTGCGCAACTTGCGGGAATTCCGGCGATCGAGGTTCGAGGCATCTCAAACATCGTAGGCGATCGGTCCAAGGGTGAATGGGACTTCGAAGCCGGCCTCGCCGGCCTGCGCCGCGTGCTCAACGCCACTCTCGATCTCCTCCATACCGCACCGGCGCATGCAGAGTAG
- a CDS encoding DUF4438 domain-containing protein → MTLRINREELVVCAVTGEIAPMLVNSGLYDVSFEGQPLIVPSVGGITPNVRIGDSAFAFMADHIEPAVSVKHPDERQNTTLNVLSCIGNEAVVTSGDAKGERGRVTGKHGGVEHLIVDFSPEVMRRMTIGDRITVWSCGLGMRLLDLPDVRVFNLDPELVPRMGMEIAGGRLRVRVARMAPAAVMGSGLGRSTVVRGDYDIQTFDDESAKKYGLRDLRLGDVVAIVDADNSYGRIYRTGAISVGVVAHGRSFMAGHGPGITTILTSSKGEIDIEVDQSANLANYLRTF, encoded by the coding sequence TTGACCTTACGCATCAATCGCGAGGAGCTGGTGGTCTGCGCCGTTACCGGCGAGATTGCGCCCATGCTCGTCAATAGCGGGCTCTACGACGTCAGTTTCGAGGGGCAGCCGCTTATCGTGCCCTCGGTCGGGGGCATTACACCGAACGTGCGAATCGGCGATTCCGCCTTCGCCTTCATGGCCGACCACATCGAACCGGCGGTCAGCGTCAAGCATCCGGACGAGCGCCAGAATACCACGCTCAACGTGCTTTCCTGCATCGGAAACGAGGCCGTGGTTACGTCGGGTGACGCCAAAGGCGAACGCGGACGCGTTACCGGTAAACATGGCGGCGTCGAACATTTGATCGTCGATTTCAGCCCCGAGGTGATGCGCCGAATGACGATCGGCGATCGGATCACCGTGTGGTCGTGCGGGCTCGGCATGCGCCTTCTCGATCTTCCCGACGTGCGCGTGTTCAATTTGGATCCCGAGCTCGTGCCGCGTATGGGCATGGAAATCGCCGGCGGGCGGCTGCGGGTGCGTGTGGCGCGCATGGCGCCGGCTGCGGTGATGGGCTCGGGCTTGGGACGTTCGACCGTGGTGCGCGGTGATTACGACATCCAAACGTTCGACGATGAGTCGGCAAAGAAGTACGGGCTGCGCGATCTGCGGCTGGGCGACGTCGTCGCGATCGTCGACGCCGACAACTCGTACGGCCGTATCTACCGGACCGGCGCGATCTCGGTCGGCGTCGTCGCGCACGGAAGGTCGTTCATGGCCGGGCACGGGCCGGGCATTACGACGATTCTCACCTCGTCGAAGGGCGAGATCGACATCGAAGTCGACCAGTCCGCCAATCTTGCAAATTATTTGCGAACATTTTGA
- the queD gene encoding 6-carboxytetrahydropterin synthase QueD, which yields MQIRKHFRFEAAHVLPFHPGKCARLHGHSYRLEVAVRGPLQSDGPGRGMIEDFDVLKRIVRSEVIDPLDHQNLNDFLENPTAERIVMWIWRRLEPELRGLDELVLWETGTSCAVLRRSDFGPGE from the coding sequence ATGCAGATCCGAAAGCACTTCCGCTTCGAGGCGGCTCACGTACTTCCGTTCCATCCCGGTAAATGTGCCCGTTTGCACGGACATTCCTATCGCTTAGAGGTCGCCGTACGCGGTCCTTTACAATCGGATGGTCCGGGGCGCGGCATGATCGAGGATTTCGACGTCCTCAAACGCATCGTTCGCAGCGAAGTGATCGACCCGCTCGATCACCAAAATCTCAACGATTTCCTCGAGAATCCGACCGCCGAACGCATCGTCATGTGGATCTGGCGGCGTCTCGAACCAGAGCTGCGCGGACTCGACGAACTCGTGCTTTGGGAGACCGGGACGAGCTGCGCGGTGCTGCGTCGGTCCGATTTCGGACCGGGAGAATAG
- a CDS encoding DUF1343 domain-containing protein — protein MRRRSFLASLGALCAIPGGLRAAPLPAANVTLGDEVFLSQAWRELGSRRVGVITNQTGVTSRLQSLVDAIRRNPAIHLTAIYAPEHGFRGDRTAGAYVPSYVDPATRLPVYSLYGPTRHPSEAMLRDVDVLLFDIQDVGSRAYTFISTMAYAMQSAAAQDKEFWVLDRPNPVGGAIVEGPVLEPDEESFIGLYPIAMRHGMTVGELARLFNERFGIGAKLRVIAMRGYGRSMTWPDTGLQWIQSSPNIPTWQTTFVYLCTGLIDNAGVNGGVGTTKPFFYAGAYELDRDALAEYLNARDLPGVYFRAASWSPIAGFWKDKELSGVELVVFDPRTFQAVRSAVELLCAVRETAPHAIDIRQPAALDRDWGTSSLRTGLTSGKSAQDIIGEWIPRLDEFRTVRAKYLLY, from the coding sequence ATGCGGCGCCGATCTTTTCTCGCTAGCTTGGGTGCGCTGTGCGCGATTCCCGGCGGGCTGCGCGCCGCACCGCTGCCGGCCGCGAACGTCACGCTCGGCGATGAGGTGTTCCTTTCGCAAGCCTGGCGCGAGCTGGGGTCGCGGCGCGTCGGCGTCATCACCAACCAGACCGGCGTTACGTCGCGCTTGCAATCGCTGGTCGACGCGATCCGCCGCAATCCGGCAATTCACCTCACCGCGATCTACGCGCCCGAGCACGGCTTTCGCGGCGACCGCACGGCCGGCGCCTACGTGCCGTCATACGTCGACCCGGCGACCAGGCTGCCGGTCTATAGTCTCTACGGCCCCACGCGTCACCCCAGCGAAGCGATGCTCCGCGACGTCGACGTGCTGCTCTTCGACATCCAGGACGTCGGTTCGCGCGCGTATACCTTCATCTCCACGATGGCGTACGCGATGCAGAGCGCAGCCGCGCAGGATAAAGAATTCTGGGTGCTCGACCGTCCCAATCCGGTCGGCGGCGCGATCGTCGAAGGCCCCGTGCTCGAACCCGACGAGGAATCGTTCATCGGGCTCTATCCGATCGCGATGCGCCACGGCATGACCGTCGGCGAGCTGGCGCGCCTTTTCAACGAACGCTTCGGCATCGGCGCAAAGCTGCGGGTGATTGCGATGCGCGGGTACGGCCGCTCGATGACCTGGCCCGACACCGGGCTGCAATGGATCCAGAGTTCGCCGAACATTCCGACCTGGCAAACGACGTTCGTGTACTTGTGCACCGGCCTGATCGACAACGCCGGCGTCAACGGCGGCGTCGGCACGACCAAGCCTTTCTTCTACGCCGGCGCGTACGAACTCGACCGTGATGCGCTCGCGGAGTACTTGAATGCGCGCGACTTACCCGGCGTGTATTTCCGCGCAGCATCGTGGTCGCCGATCGCCGGGTTTTGGAAAGACAAAGAACTGAGCGGGGTCGAGCTGGTGGTCTTCGATCCGCGCACGTTTCAGGCGGTGCGCAGCGCGGTGGAACTGCTCTGCGCCGTTCGCGAGACCGCCCCGCACGCGATCGATATCCGCCAGCCGGCAGCGCTCGATCGCGATTGGGGCACGAGTTCGCTGCGCACGGGTCTCACGAGCGGCAAGAGCGCCCAGGACATCATCGGCGAATGGATTCCGCGTCTCGACGAATTCCGTACCGTCCGCGCGAAATATCTTCTGTATTAG
- the gltB gene encoding glutamate synthase large subunit yields MAGTLLDSRHDSDACGVGFVAALDARPSREVLDRALVALTRLGHRGAVASDGRSSDGVGILTQLPHSFFGGADAVAMLFLTPAHADEEAATFARLTTEHGFVSITWRDVPIDTSLLGPKARDGLPTIRQALLRTAASAGHTSSNGADEIERRCSLLRKAFERECGAYVCSLSSQTIVYKALCSSYDLAGFYPDLADPAFTCAFAVFHQRYATNVLPRWSLAQPFRLLAHNGEINTIWGNRARMDARRASLPSAFEPLLTPGVSDSANLDEVAELLARHGRTVCESLRMLMPPVADRNESLFHRYHADVIEAWDGPAAVAFADGRFVGAALDRNGLRPCRYTIDDRLIVAGSEVGIADLDPERIVHSGRLGPGEMIAFDVYNARVLFDAELTRAFEDDTPYRELIDDERLEPVPARTLSPEQLVELQHRFNYSREDVKMILEPMAADAKEPLWSMGDDTPLAPLGRAPRPIYNYFRQRFSQVTNPPIDSLREACVFSLRTRLGPWPHLLDKHAPLPGLVLESPVLSLGQIAALHGLDRIACVLEADETLEAAIDRVCIEAVELVRRSDAKLLLLSDRMATPEKPAIPMALALGAVHRALVEWGVRTRTGLAVEAGDCRDVHHVAVLIGYGAGAVCPWLALETVRAVAGEEGEMRAIAALDLGISKIMSKCGISIVDSYRGAQLFDIIGLHESIAERCFGASSPLSGRTFAQIEQQVRETWSHGDGELPDYGWIRFRRGERAEIHSWQPQTIRALQHAAGVARGAAVADLPAAWTAYTEAVAERGVHELRDLVTLRPAGATVAIGEVESVEAIVRRFVASAMSLGSLGPEAHRTIAQAMNELGARSNTGEGGEDAPYENKIKQVASARFGVTAAYLARAEELEIKIAQGAKPGEGGQIPGHKVTALIARLRHAQPGVGLISPPPHHDIYSIEDLAQLIWDLKCVNPSAAVGVKLVSELGVGTVAAGVAKAYADFITIAGYAGGTGASPLSSIKYAGNPWELGLAEAQQVLMHHGLRGRVRLRTDGGIATARDVVIAALLGADEFAFGTAVLVSLGCDMARQCHLNTCPAGIATQNPDLRAKFRGKPEHVVRFFTNLAQDVRALLASLGLRSIDEAIGRVDLIDQVRDDGGLDLHAMLARTGDGPIRHQGGRNDRPVDRVPLDRAWIEPALAAARAGTPYHRSERVSNADRTLGARLAGRLALEPLPRTPDLRFALHGTAGQSFGAFATEGMRLELDGTANDYVGKGLCGGVIVLRATGAIGRAAQPQVILGNVALYGATGGALYAAGTAGERFGVRNSGAIAVVEGVGQHACEYMTGGTVLVLGRAGSNFGAGMTGGVAYVYDADGSFVRERRYNADSVECMALDPASEDARTVRELLEGHADATHSPRSNRLLDQWGEIVGSIVAIKPI; encoded by the coding sequence ATGGCTGGAACGCTCCTCGACTCCCGTCATGACTCCGACGCCTGCGGCGTGGGGTTCGTCGCGGCGCTCGACGCCCGTCCAAGCCGTGAAGTGCTCGACCGCGCGCTGGTGGCGTTGACCCGCCTGGGGCACCGCGGCGCCGTGGCCTCCGACGGACGTAGCAGCGACGGAGTCGGAATCCTAACCCAGCTTCCACACAGCTTCTTCGGCGGCGCCGATGCGGTTGCGATGCTGTTCCTCACCCCGGCGCATGCCGACGAGGAAGCCGCGACCTTTGCGCGACTTACGACCGAGCATGGGTTCGTAAGCATTACCTGGCGCGACGTACCGATCGATACGTCGCTCCTCGGCCCCAAAGCTCGAGATGGACTCCCCACGATACGGCAGGCGCTGCTAAGAACGGCAGCATCCGCGGGGCACACCTCCAGCAACGGCGCCGACGAAATCGAGCGCCGTTGTTCGTTATTGCGCAAGGCTTTCGAGCGCGAATGCGGCGCGTACGTCTGCTCGCTCTCGAGCCAGACCATCGTCTACAAGGCGCTCTGTTCGAGTTACGATCTGGCCGGCTTCTACCCCGACCTCGCCGATCCGGCGTTCACGTGCGCCTTCGCGGTTTTTCACCAGCGCTATGCGACCAACGTGCTGCCGCGCTGGTCGCTCGCACAGCCGTTCCGGCTGCTCGCGCACAACGGCGAGATCAACACGATTTGGGGCAATCGTGCGCGGATGGATGCGCGGCGCGCCTCGCTCCCTTCGGCGTTCGAGCCGCTGCTCACACCGGGCGTCTCGGACTCGGCGAATCTCGACGAGGTCGCGGAATTGCTCGCCCGTCACGGACGCACGGTGTGCGAGTCGCTGCGGATGCTGATGCCGCCGGTCGCCGACCGCAACGAATCGCTCTTCCATCGCTATCACGCCGACGTGATCGAAGCATGGGACGGCCCGGCGGCCGTCGCCTTCGCCGACGGACGCTTCGTCGGTGCGGCACTCGATCGCAACGGCCTGCGACCGTGCCGGTATACGATCGACGACCGCCTGATCGTCGCCGGTTCGGAGGTCGGAATCGCCGATCTCGATCCCGAGCGCATCGTGCACAGCGGACGGCTGGGACCCGGCGAGATGATCGCGTTCGACGTTTACAACGCCCGCGTGCTCTTCGATGCGGAGCTGACGCGTGCGTTCGAGGACGACACGCCCTATCGCGAGCTGATCGACGACGAACGGCTCGAACCCGTACCGGCGCGGACGCTCTCGCCCGAGCAGCTCGTGGAACTGCAGCATCGCTTCAATTACTCGCGCGAGGACGTGAAGATGATCCTCGAGCCGATGGCCGCCGATGCGAAGGAGCCGCTCTGGTCGATGGGCGACGATACGCCGCTCGCGCCGCTCGGCCGCGCGCCGCGCCCGATCTACAACTACTTCCGGCAGCGCTTCTCGCAGGTGACGAATCCGCCGATCGACTCGCTGCGCGAAGCCTGCGTGTTCTCGCTGCGCACGCGTCTGGGACCGTGGCCGCACCTGCTCGACAAGCACGCTCCGCTGCCGGGGCTCGTGCTGGAATCGCCGGTGCTCTCGCTCGGGCAGATCGCGGCGCTGCACGGGCTCGACCGCATCGCTTGTGTCCTCGAAGCCGACGAAACGCTCGAAGCCGCCATCGATCGAGTCTGCATCGAAGCGGTGGAGCTGGTGCGTCGCTCGGACGCGAAACTGTTGCTCCTCTCCGATCGCATGGCGACGCCCGAGAAGCCGGCGATTCCGATGGCGCTCGCACTGGGTGCGGTGCACCGCGCGCTCGTCGAATGGGGCGTGCGTACGCGCACCGGGCTCGCGGTCGAAGCCGGAGATTGCCGCGACGTGCATCACGTCGCCGTCTTGATCGGCTACGGCGCAGGCGCGGTCTGTCCGTGGCTTGCGCTTGAAACGGTGCGCGCCGTCGCGGGCGAGGAGGGAGAGATGCGCGCGATCGCCGCGCTCGATCTGGGCATTTCGAAGATCATGTCGAAGTGCGGCATCTCGATCGTCGACAGCTACCGCGGCGCGCAGCTCTTCGACATCATCGGCTTGCACGAATCGATCGCGGAACGCTGCTTCGGCGCGTCCTCCCCGCTCTCGGGGCGCACCTTCGCGCAGATCGAGCAGCAGGTGCGTGAGACCTGGAGTCACGGTGACGGCGAGTTGCCCGACTACGGCTGGATTCGTTTCCGCCGCGGCGAGCGCGCGGAAATCCATAGCTGGCAGCCGCAAACGATTCGCGCCCTTCAGCACGCCGCCGGCGTTGCGCGCGGCGCTGCCGTCGCCGATCTTCCGGCCGCCTGGACCGCATACACCGAAGCGGTCGCGGAACGCGGCGTGCACGAGCTGCGCGACCTGGTGACGCTGCGCCCCGCCGGCGCGACGGTCGCGATCGGCGAGGTCGAAAGCGTCGAAGCGATCGTGCGCCGCTTCGTTGCCAGTGCAATGTCGCTCGGAAGCCTGGGGCCCGAGGCGCATCGCACGATCGCGCAAGCGATGAACGAACTCGGAGCGCGCTCGAACACCGGCGAGGGCGGCGAGGACGCGCCGTACGAGAACAAAATCAAACAGGTTGCGTCGGCGCGCTTCGGCGTGACCGCGGCGTATCTCGCGCGCGCCGAAGAACTCGAAATCAAGATCGCGCAGGGTGCCAAACCCGGTGAAGGCGGCCAGATTCCCGGCCACAAGGTCACGGCGTTGATCGCGCGCCTGCGCCACGCGCAGCCGGGCGTCGGCTTGATCAGCCCGCCGCCGCATCACGATATCTATTCGATCGAAGATCTCGCACAATTGATTTGGGATCTGAAGTGCGTGAACCCGAGCGCGGCAGTGGGCGTGAAGCTGGTCTCCGAACTCGGTGTCGGCACCGTTGCCGCCGGCGTAGCCAAAGCGTATGCGGATTTCATCACGATCGCCGGCTATGCGGGCGGCACCGGCGCCTCGCCCCTCTCCTCGATCAAGTACGCGGGCAATCCCTGGGAGCTCGGTCTGGCGGAAGCCCAGCAGGTGCTGATGCACCATGGGCTGCGCGGACGAGTGCGATTGCGAACCGACGGCGGCATTGCGACCGCACGTGACGTGGTCATCGCGGCGCTGCTCGGCGCCGACGAGTTCGCGTTCGGCACCGCGGTGCTCGTCTCACTCGGCTGCGATATGGCCCGTCAGTGTCACCTGAACACGTGCCCCGCCGGAATCGCGACGCAAAACCCGGACTTGCGCGCAAAGTTCCGCGGCAAACCCGAGCACGTCGTGCGCTTCTTCACCAACCTCGCCCAAGACGTGCGCGCGCTGCTCGCCTCACTGGGCTTGCGCAGCATCGACGAGGCGATCGGACGCGTCGACCTGATCGATCAGGTGCGTGACGACGGCGGCCTCGATCTGCACGCGATGCTTGCCCGCACCGGTGACGGGCCGATTCGCCATCAGGGCGGACGCAATGACCGGCCGGTCGACCGGGTTCCGCTCGATCGCGCCTGGATCGAGCCGGCGCTCGCCGCAGCGCGCGCGGGAACGCCGTATCATCGCAGCGAGCGCGTGAGCAACGCCGATCGCACCCTGGGTGCTCGCCTGGCGGGCCGGCTCGCGCTCGAACCGTTGCCGCGCACGCCGGATCTGCGCTTCGCGCTGCACGGCACGGCGGGTCAATCCTTCGGCGCGTTCGCAACCGAAGGCATGCGGCTCGAGCTCGACGGTACCGCGAACGATTACGTCGGCAAGGGGTTGTGCGGCGGCGTGATCGTGTTGCGTGCGACCGGCGCGATCGGCCGTGCCGCTCAGCCGCAGGTCATTCTCGGCAACGTCGCACTCTACGGCGCGACCGGCGGCGCGCTCTATGCCGCGGGAACCGCGGGCGAACGTTTCGGCGTGCGCAATTCCGGCGCGATCGCGGTGGTGGAAGGCGTCGGCCAGCACGCGTGTGAGTATATGACCGGCGGAACGGTGCTGGTACTCGGCAGGGCGGGAAGCAATTTCGGCGCCGGCATGACCGGCGGCGTCGCCTACGTGTACGATGCCGACGGATCGTTCGTGCGCGAGCGCCGCTACAACGCCGACTCCGTCGAGTGCATGGCGCTCGATCCTGCATCCGAGGACGCACGCACCGTGCGTGAATTGCTCGAGGGCCATGCCGACGCAACGCACAGTCCGCGTTCGAATCGATTGCTCGATCAGTGGGGCGAAATAGTGGGGTCGATCGTTGCGATCAAGCCGATTTGA